One window of Chryseobacterium indologenes genomic DNA carries:
- a CDS encoding VanZ family protein has protein sequence MLKKIYKISIVPYTLFLLYLMFLGMDRFQYEENLLTLEPVFSTIKFIQGPNKTIDIVMIVLGNVIMFIPFGFLGWVLPDLKKLKPLLFSFISCIVIVEALQYFTRMGIFEVDDIILNTFGVYLGWVFCRIFEKKFNY, from the coding sequence ATGTTAAAGAAAATATATAAAATTAGTATTGTTCCGTATACTCTGTTTTTGCTTTACCTGATGTTTTTGGGAATGGACAGGTTTCAGTATGAAGAAAATCTCCTTACGTTAGAACCCGTTTTTTCTACAATAAAATTTATCCAGGGTCCGAATAAGACGATAGATATTGTAATGATTGTCCTGGGAAATGTTATCATGTTTATTCCTTTTGGATTTTTGGGGTGGGTTTTGCCGGATCTGAAAAAACTAAAACCATTGTTATTTAGTTTTATCTCATGTATCGTTATTGTTGAAGCACTGCAATACTTTACAAGAATGGGAATATTTGAGGTAGACGATATCATCCTGAATACATTTGGGGTGTATCTGGGATGGGTATTTTGCAGGATTTTTGAAAAAAAATTTAATTATTAA
- a CDS encoding DUF4295 domain-containing protein, which produces MAKKVVATLQSGQSKKMTKVVKMVKSSKSGAYVFEEKVMNADEVDGYLKK; this is translated from the coding sequence ATGGCAAAGAAAGTAGTAGCAACCCTACAAAGCGGTCAGTCTAAGAAAATGACGAAAGTAGTGAAAATGGTTAAGTCTTCTAAATCAGGAGCTTACGTTTTCGAAGAAAAAGTAATGAATGCTGACGAAGTAGACGGTTATTTGAAAAAATAG
- the lnt gene encoding apolipoprotein N-acyltransferase, with amino-acid sequence MKYVLLTLISAMLLSVSWPTYGVPFFIFFALVPLLMMEHGVSKFSDYKRKSWVVFGLSYLCFVIWNIVTTGWLYGSKNPDGSHSLMAVVFPVLVNSLLYSLVFQCYHWYKNAQGTYWGLGFLIAIWMSFEKFHLGWELTWPWLNLGNVFADYPKLIQWYDTLGATGGSFWILLINVLIFYTVRTWEAGRKRKDLIKNSAIVGALIVLPMIISVIKYNNFDEKPAGQVSVLMLQPDLDPYAEKYSKDSLTIEQDLLALAEKNSTGKIDYYIAPETALPGRGSISETAFEKSLLLNNIKGFLSNHPGSVFATGISSHRFFYNPADLPKEAYQINSGVWVSSYNTAIQLVPNQKVLAYHKGKLVPGVEIFPYMNVLKPLLGDAMLNLGGTVASLGTDKERVAFSNPYNKGKLAPIICYESIYGEFVTEYVKKGANFLAIMTNDSWWGVTEGHKQLLSYAKLRAIETRREIARAANSGISAHINAKGEVTADTFYGDKTALFAKVNLYDTKTFYTRAGDLLSRFSIFALGFLLFYYLIEWFKNKTKKA; translated from the coding sequence ATGAAATACGTTCTACTTACACTTATTTCAGCAATGCTGCTGTCGGTTTCATGGCCAACTTATGGAGTTCCGTTTTTTATATTTTTTGCCCTTGTTCCTCTTCTGATGATGGAGCATGGAGTTTCGAAATTCTCAGATTACAAAAGGAAAAGCTGGGTCGTCTTCGGATTGTCTTATCTATGTTTTGTGATCTGGAACATAGTCACTACAGGATGGCTGTATGGCTCAAAGAATCCTGACGGAAGCCATTCTCTGATGGCTGTTGTATTCCCGGTATTGGTCAACTCTCTTTTATATTCATTAGTATTCCAATGTTATCACTGGTACAAAAATGCTCAGGGAACCTATTGGGGATTAGGATTTTTGATCGCGATCTGGATGAGCTTTGAAAAATTTCATTTGGGATGGGAACTGACATGGCCATGGCTGAATCTGGGGAATGTATTCGCCGACTATCCAAAACTGATCCAGTGGTATGACACTTTAGGTGCTACCGGAGGAAGTTTCTGGATTCTTCTGATCAATGTTCTGATTTTTTATACCGTAAGAACCTGGGAAGCTGGAAGAAAGAGAAAAGACCTGATTAAAAATTCAGCTATTGTTGGAGCTTTAATTGTTCTGCCAATGATCATTTCAGTGATCAAATACAATAATTTTGATGAAAAACCAGCCGGCCAGGTGAGTGTTCTGATGTTACAGCCGGATCTTGATCCTTATGCTGAAAAGTATTCGAAAGACAGCCTTACCATTGAGCAGGATTTACTGGCACTTGCTGAAAAAAATTCTACCGGTAAAATTGATTATTATATTGCGCCGGAAACTGCTCTTCCCGGCAGAGGATCTATTTCCGAAACGGCTTTTGAAAAGAGCTTACTTTTAAATAATATCAAAGGATTTCTATCCAATCATCCGGGATCTGTTTTTGCAACCGGAATTTCTTCGCACCGTTTTTTTTATAATCCTGCTGATTTACCTAAAGAAGCTTACCAGATCAATAGTGGTGTTTGGGTGAGCAGTTATAATACAGCAATTCAATTGGTTCCTAACCAGAAAGTACTGGCATACCACAAAGGGAAATTGGTGCCTGGTGTTGAAATATTCCCTTATATGAATGTTTTAAAACCACTTTTAGGAGATGCTATGCTCAACCTGGGAGGTACTGTAGCCTCTTTGGGAACAGACAAAGAAAGAGTTGCTTTTTCAAATCCTTACAACAAAGGGAAACTGGCGCCTATTATCTGCTATGAAAGTATTTACGGTGAGTTTGTAACTGAATACGTAAAAAAAGGAGCCAATTTTTTAGCTATTATGACGAATGATTCCTGGTGGGGTGTTACAGAAGGACATAAACAGCTTTTATCTTATGCTAAACTGAGAGCTATTGAAACCAGAAGAGAAATTGCCCGTGCTGCGAACAGCGGAATTTCTGCCCACATCAATGCTAAAGGTGAGGTGACTGCCGATACTTTCTATGGAGACAAAACGGCCTTATTTGCAAAAGTGAATCTGTATGATACAAAGACATTTTATACAAGGGCAGGTGATCTTCTTTCAAGGTTTTCCATATTTGCATTGGGCTTTTTATTGTTTTACTATTTGATTGAATGGTTCAAAAATAAAACGAAGAAAGCGTAA
- the murB gene encoding UDP-N-acetylmuramate dehydrogenase: MNMQENFSLQPYNTFGVEAKARYFTEVNTIDELKEALIFSKTQSLQLLFLGGGSNILLTKDLDGLAIRLNLKGITEESINENEVLVTAKAGENWHEFVMYCLQQNFGGLENLSLIPGNVGTSPMQNIGAYGTEIKDIFVNCKVLDLEKLELRTFNLEQCKFGYRDSIFKQEGKGRYVILEVTFKLTKKDHSIKTEYGAIKSELENLGVENPTIQDISKAVINIRQSKLPDPKEIGNAGSFFKNPTIPLAQFEDLKQKFENIQGYPNGDMVKVPAGWLIEQCGWKGKQIGNVASHKLQSLVIINATGNATGKEIFDFSTEIINSVKEKFGIELEREVNII; the protein is encoded by the coding sequence ATAAACATGCAGGAAAATTTTTCATTACAACCTTATAACACATTCGGTGTTGAAGCCAAAGCCCGCTATTTTACTGAAGTCAATACCATTGATGAATTAAAAGAGGCTCTTATTTTTTCGAAAACCCAATCTCTTCAGCTTCTGTTTCTAGGAGGAGGAAGCAATATTCTTCTTACCAAAGATCTTGACGGTCTTGCCATCAGACTTAATTTAAAAGGAATTACCGAAGAGAGCATCAACGAAAATGAAGTATTGGTAACAGCAAAAGCAGGTGAAAACTGGCATGAATTTGTGATGTACTGCCTGCAGCAGAATTTTGGAGGGTTAGAAAATCTTTCTTTAATTCCCGGAAATGTAGGTACTTCTCCGATGCAGAATATCGGGGCTTATGGGACAGAAATCAAAGATATTTTTGTAAACTGTAAGGTATTGGATTTAGAAAAGCTTGAACTGAGAACCTTCAATCTGGAACAGTGCAAGTTCGGTTACAGAGATTCTATTTTCAAACAGGAAGGAAAAGGCAGATATGTGATTCTGGAAGTCACTTTTAAACTTACCAAAAAAGATCATTCTATCAAAACAGAATATGGTGCGATTAAATCTGAACTGGAAAATCTCGGCGTTGAAAATCCAACCATTCAGGATATTTCCAAAGCGGTTATCAATATAAGACAAAGCAAACTGCCGGATCCTAAGGAAATAGGAAATGCCGGAAGCTTTTTCAAAAATCCAACTATTCCTCTAGCTCAATTTGAAGATTTAAAGCAAAAGTTTGAAAATATACAGGGCTATCCAAATGGTGATATGGTAAAAGTTCCTGCAGGATGGCTGATTGAACAATGTGGATGGAAAGGAAAGCAGATTGGAAATGTAGCTTCACACAAATTGCAGTCACTGGTTATCATCAATGCTACCGGGAATGCTACCGGAAAAGAAATTTTTGATTTTTCCACTGAGATTATTAATTCTGTGAAAGAAAAATTCGGAATAGAATTAGAAAGGGAAGTGAATATTATTTAA
- a CDS encoding T9SS type A sorting domain-containing protein, translating into MKRIYILLSMLPVGLMAQNFTEVQTSMNNFYYSAADIADIDNNGTLDIVLNGAIDSDGDGNVDSTYNEVYQNNGTTLLPYAGLGADVTHLGDIRFIDYNNDGLMDIISTGLSYMDVVNYKQYRFKNTGTGFVKEAELPGKIYGSVEVFDFNHDGKSDYAVNGTQYAHGGGFGNTLDYYKNTGVGFDLTANWVDGTQSGSFKVVDLNNDKLLDLVIIGSDINGDPVSKVYMNQAGVLTPTQDLAPVAVGKIDFADFNADGFQDIVVIGRDGNDEGYFAVLMNDGTGNLIPQTITGTDISDLSLSVGDLNNDGYYDFIISGNENYNAVVKTYIYDVSNNKFNEGTLSGITALGGPGLVQLFDFNNDHHLDILLGGFDWAASDLPSLTKVFKNNSTAANAKPTPPTQLNMTKNGNRFNFTWSGASDDKTPVDALRYEITVGSTQGAHDITKYVVTTPSWFLDLDPAIENVYWSVKSIDASKVYSDASVQSVLGTAEIKYDKQLIIYPNPVSDKVYIKGEKVSEAEMYSMDGKKLNISVNGDQSIDVSHLPKGVYLLKLKIKNEITTKKLTIK; encoded by the coding sequence ATGAAGAGGATTTATATTTTATTGTCTATGTTGCCTGTCGGTCTGATGGCTCAGAATTTTACAGAGGTACAAACCAGCATGAATAATTTTTATTATTCCGCAGCTGATATCGCAGATATAGACAACAATGGTACGCTTGATATTGTGCTGAATGGGGCGATAGATTCTGATGGTGATGGAAATGTAGACAGTACTTATAATGAAGTATATCAGAACAATGGAACAACATTGTTACCTTATGCAGGATTGGGAGCCGATGTGACCCATCTGGGGGATATCAGATTTATTGATTATAATAATGATGGATTGATGGATATTATTTCCACAGGACTCAGCTATATGGATGTTGTAAATTATAAACAGTACCGATTCAAAAATACAGGGACAGGGTTTGTGAAAGAAGCTGAACTTCCCGGGAAAATTTATGGATCTGTAGAAGTTTTTGATTTTAATCATGACGGAAAATCGGATTATGCGGTCAACGGAACTCAATATGCCCATGGAGGAGGGTTTGGAAATACATTGGATTATTATAAAAATACAGGTGTCGGTTTTGATCTGACAGCAAACTGGGTTGACGGAACTCAAAGCGGAAGCTTTAAAGTAGTAGACCTTAATAATGACAAGCTTCTTGATCTGGTCATTATCGGATCAGATATCAATGGTGATCCGGTTTCTAAAGTGTATATGAATCAGGCAGGAGTTCTTACTCCTACGCAGGATCTTGCGCCTGTAGCTGTTGGGAAAATAGATTTTGCAGACTTCAATGCGGATGGTTTTCAGGATATTGTCGTGATTGGAAGAGACGGAAATGATGAAGGATATTTTGCAGTTCTGATGAACGATGGTACAGGTAATCTGATTCCTCAAACAATTACCGGAACTGATATTTCAGATCTTTCACTGAGTGTTGGTGACCTTAATAATGACGGGTATTACGACTTTATCATTTCAGGAAATGAAAACTATAATGCTGTTGTGAAAACGTATATCTATGATGTTTCCAATAATAAGTTTAATGAAGGAACATTATCGGGTATAACTGCGCTTGGAGGTCCGGGACTGGTACAGCTGTTTGATTTTAATAATGATCATCATCTGGATATCCTGTTGGGTGGATTTGACTGGGCTGCTTCTGATCTGCCTTCACTCACTAAAGTATTTAAAAATAATTCTACTGCCGCAAATGCAAAGCCTACACCGCCAACCCAACTGAATATGACTAAAAACGGAAACCGTTTTAATTTTACATGGAGTGGTGCTTCGGATGACAAAACTCCGGTAGATGCGTTGCGTTATGAAATCACAGTAGGATCTACACAGGGCGCTCATGATATTACTAAATATGTTGTGACGACCCCATCATGGTTTCTGGATCTTGATCCGGCCATTGAGAATGTATACTGGAGTGTGAAATCTATTGATGCTTCAAAGGTGTATTCTGATGCTTCTGTACAAAGTGTATTGGGAACAGCTGAAATTAAATATGATAAACAGCTTATCATCTATCCGAATCCTGTATCAGATAAAGTATATATTAAGGGAGAAAAGGTTTCGGAAGCTGAAATGTATTCAATGGATGGAAAAAAACTGAATATCAGTGTGAATGGAGATCAGTCTATTGATGTTTCTCATTTACCTAAAGGAGTGTATTTATTAAAACTGAAGATAAAAAACGAAATAACCACAAAGAAGCTTACGATTAAGTAA
- a CDS encoding pyridoxal phosphate-dependent aminotransferase → MPNISNRALHMPPSPVRKLVPFALQAKQKGIKVYHLNIGQPDIETPETALNALKNIDLKVLEYALSEGNIEYRKALTEYYHSLGFSDLTPDNFIVTNGGSEALNFAISTLCDEGDEVIIPEPYYANYNGFTSTFDVNVVAVSSTIDTGFALPPIEEFEKKITEKTRAIIICNPGNPTGYLYTREELQKLADIALKYDIVIISDEVYREYVYDGKQQISMFDFPELAENCIIIDSESKRYSMCGVRIGCMVTRSSKIRNAAMLFAQARLSPVLLGQIAATAAHQNDGAYIRAVREEYTHRRNVLVDLLNAIPGVICPKPRGAFYCVAELPVDDTEKFAQWLLEKYSLNNETIMVAPAGGFYSDPELGKKQVRIAYVLKEEDLKRSAEILKEALKKYREEFSL, encoded by the coding sequence ATGCCGAATATTTCAAACAGAGCGCTGCATATGCCGCCATCGCCGGTAAGAAAACTGGTTCCCTTTGCATTACAAGCAAAACAGAAAGGAATAAAAGTATACCACCTTAATATCGGACAGCCTGATATTGAAACTCCGGAAACAGCTTTAAATGCTTTAAAAAACATCGATTTAAAAGTATTGGAATATGCGCTTTCTGAAGGAAATATAGAATACAGAAAGGCCCTTACAGAATATTATCACTCTTTAGGTTTTTCAGATCTTACACCCGATAATTTCATTGTTACCAATGGAGGTTCTGAAGCCCTGAACTTTGCGATCTCTACTTTATGTGATGAAGGTGACGAAGTGATTATCCCTGAGCCTTACTATGCCAACTACAATGGTTTCACCAGCACATTTGATGTGAATGTAGTAGCCGTATCTTCTACTATTGATACAGGTTTTGCTTTACCTCCTATTGAAGAATTCGAGAAAAAAATCACAGAAAAAACCAGAGCAATCATTATCTGTAACCCAGGAAACCCTACCGGATATCTGTATACCCGCGAGGAACTTCAGAAGCTTGCAGACATTGCTTTGAAATATGATATTGTAATCATTTCTGATGAAGTATACAGAGAATATGTATATGACGGAAAACAGCAGATCTCTATGTTTGATTTTCCTGAATTAGCTGAAAACTGCATTATCATTGATTCTGAATCCAAGCGTTATTCTATGTGTGGAGTAAGAATCGGATGTATGGTTACCCGTTCCAGCAAGATCCGTAATGCTGCCATGCTTTTTGCACAGGCGAGATTAAGCCCGGTTCTTTTAGGACAGATTGCTGCAACAGCGGCACACCAGAATGATGGTGCCTACATCAGAGCGGTAAGAGAAGAGTATACCCACAGAAGAAATGTATTGGTAGATCTTTTGAATGCAATCCCAGGTGTAATCTGCCCAAAACCAAGAGGAGCTTTCTACTGTGTTGCTGAACTTCCGGTAGATGATACTGAAAAATTTGCACAGTGGCTGCTTGAAAAATATTCTCTTAACAACGAAACCATCATGGTAGCTCCTGCAGGAGGATTCTACAGTGATCCCGAATTAGGAAAGAAACAGGTAAGAATTGCCTACGTTCTGAAAGAAGAAGATTTAAAAAGAAGTGCTGAAATTCTGAAAGAAGCTTTAAAGAAGTACAGAGAAGAATTCAGTCTGTAA
- the rpmB gene encoding 50S ribosomal protein L28 produces MSRICQITGKRAMVGNNVSHANNKTKRRFEINLLEKKFYLPEQDKHVTLKVSAHGLRVINKIGIEEAIERATRNGLIKKN; encoded by the coding sequence ATGTCAAGAATTTGCCAAATAACAGGAAAGCGTGCAATGGTTGGTAACAACGTTTCTCACGCTAATAACAAAACGAAGCGTCGTTTTGAAATTAACTTATTAGAGAAGAAGTTTTACCTTCCAGAGCAAGATAAGCACGTAACACTGAAAGTATCAGCTCATGGATTGAGAGTGATTAACAAGATTGGAATCGAGGAAGCTATTGAAAGAGCTACTAGAAACGGATTGATTAAAAAGAATTAA
- the proC gene encoding pyrroline-5-carboxylate reductase — protein sequence MKIAILGAGNMGLSFSKSFLKYELIKPEHLHLIIRNQEKISKIAEEFPKSKISTFEEVKELDADLIIIAVKPQDFQSVAQNIQFTLKENQMVLSIMAGINIEKIQKLLNHPLVVRAMPNSPTLLGMGITGYTAAEGISFSQLISIERLLNSTGRSVYLEEEELLDGVTALSGSGPAYFYYIIDAMIKAGIEMGIEENLSKLFVKQTMLGAYHLINNSEKNLEELIKDVASKGGTTEAALKTFEDNSFKEILKKGILNAEKRAKELNN from the coding sequence ATGAAAATAGCTATTCTTGGAGCCGGAAATATGGGACTTTCTTTTTCAAAATCATTTTTGAAATACGAGCTGATCAAACCTGAACACCTTCATCTGATTATCAGAAATCAGGAAAAAATCTCCAAAATAGCTGAAGAATTCCCCAAATCTAAAATTTCCACCTTTGAAGAAGTGAAAGAACTCGATGCGGATTTGATCATCATCGCTGTAAAACCTCAGGATTTTCAGTCGGTTGCCCAAAATATTCAATTTACTTTAAAAGAAAACCAGATGGTATTATCCATCATGGCGGGAATCAATATTGAAAAAATTCAAAAATTACTTAATCATCCGCTTGTTGTAAGAGCAATGCCGAACTCTCCTACCCTTCTGGGAATGGGAATTACGGGATATACCGCTGCAGAAGGAATTTCTTTCAGTCAACTCATAAGTATAGAAAGATTACTGAACAGCACGGGAAGATCTGTTTATCTGGAAGAAGAAGAACTCCTGGACGGTGTTACAGCACTTTCAGGAAGTGGTCCCGCTTATTTTTATTACATCATTGATGCAATGATTAAGGCCGGAATTGAAATGGGAATTGAAGAAAATCTCTCCAAACTTTTTGTAAAGCAGACAATGCTGGGAGCTTATCACCTGATCAATAACTCAGAAAAAAATCTTGAAGAGCTTATTAAAGATGTCGCATCTAAAGGCGGAACTACTGAAGCTGCTTTAAAAACATTTGAAGACAACAGCTTCAAAGAAATTCTGAAAAAGGGAATTCTGAACGCTGAAAAACGCGCCAAGGAACTTAATAATTAA
- the rpmG gene encoding 50S ribosomal protein L33 translates to MAKKGNRVQVILECTEHKESGMPGMSRYISTKNKKNTTERLELKKYNPVLKRSTLHKEIK, encoded by the coding sequence ATGGCAAAAAAAGGAAATAGAGTTCAAGTAATCCTTGAATGTACAGAGCACAAAGAAAGCGGTATGCCAGGAATGTCTAGATACATTTCTACAAAAAATAAAAAGAACACTACAGAGAGATTGGAATTGAAAAAATACAATCCTGTTCTTAAGAGATCTACCCTTCACAAAGAAATTAAGTAA